The Alicyclobacillus vulcanalis region CTCATACAGTGCGGTGAAAACGTGGACGCGATTGGTCAAGCCATATTCCTCAAGCATTTGTCGAAGCGCGTTGTACCGCTTGTGAGGAGATACCCAAAGATCCCGTCCCAGGCTTCCAAAGCCCATCCACTCGAGCTCGTGTCGCAACCGCTCACGCGTTTCCCGCTCCAACTGTGACACGTTGCATACGACCACTTGCCACTCGCGGTCCCAACGCGGCTCTTCCCAGTTATAGACGCGTCGCACCCCGTCCAGGATCCGGCGTTTTCCCTGCTCGGACAACGCATAATAACTCTTCTGACCGTTGCGAAAAACCTCTAACAACCCCTGTTGAACCATTCGCGAGAAGGTCACCCGAGCAGCGTTTTCCGTGACACCAAGTGCACCCAAGTAGCGAATTAAGCTCCCGACCCAAACCTTTACGTTCAAATCGCGAAAGTTATCGCCGAAAATCGTGAAACATAGCGAGGCTGGTCGCATTCTACGGGATCCCCTTCACGTGCCGAGTCAACATCATCCGATTTTATCCTATCACGTTCGACTCGGCATGACACGAACAGGATCCTCAGCCGTGAATACTCAACGTGCTACCAACGGATCACCTCGAACACAGAGCGGCAGTGATTGCAGTGCGCCTGGCGAACCAGCTGTGACTTTCCAACCGGAGACGTTACTCGCGCATCGCCGAATCCGCAATACGGACAGCGCGCATGCGAAATCACGGTTGCATTGTCGTCTGATGGACTAATGCCGTAACCCGGCCCGAGGCAAGCGGTATGTGCCACACAGAGCGGGCTCGATTCACACGCTCCACCGCCTGGTTGGGATCGACTTGATTCGCCAACCCCACTAACCACCGAGACACTACCTCCTCCCATCGCGAGTGTTCGTCCGCGAACACCCGCGGTACAGCGCCCGTATCTTCAGCAAATCGATTGCACCACGCTCTTGAGAACACGATGTGCTCTCTCAACTCGTTCTCCATCTTCGATATTTTTTGTAGCGACGTGGCATCACCCTCCTCACGAATCCAGGACAGCACTTCCAGTGCCGCGACGTTGATCAGGTGCGTGGCGACCATCAGAGGAATCCATTCTTGAATCTCGGTGAGCTGTTGAACGCCTGAGCCTCCCGGTCCCGACACATCCGAGGTCTCTCCATGCCACTCAGAGACCCAATTGTACAAAAGGCGTGCGTGACCCAGTTCAGCCTGGGCGAAAGCCACACAGACCAAGGCCGATTGCAGTTCAGGGGCGCTCACCCCGACCTCCACCAGGCGATCCCCCAAATGGAACTTGCTATCGGCCAAGGACAGAAGGATGGGCGCCCATTTTGCCGGATCCATTCGCTCACGCCCC contains the following coding sequences:
- a CDS encoding PaaX family transcriptional regulator; translated protein: MRPASLCFTIFGDNFRDLNVKVWVGSLIRYLGALGVTENAARVTFSRMVQQGLLEVFRNGQKSYYALSEQGKRRILDGVRRVYNWEEPRWDREWQVVVCNVSQLERETRERLRHELEWMGFGSLGRDLWVSPHKRYNALRQMLEEYGLTNRVHVFTALYEGPQFMQDVVHQAWDMEDVARRYDAFVVEFSSRHQMFHQKMVMGELTAEEAFVERTQLVHEFRKFLFIDPRLPTELLPPDWIGNEARQLFRRHHEFLSPLAERYFYEHLELLD
- a CDS encoding PaaD-like zinc ribbon domain-containing protein; this encodes MAHTACLGPGYGISPSDDNATVISHARCPYCGFGDARVTSPVGKSQLVRQAHCNHCRSVFEVIRW
- a CDS encoding Phenylacetic acid catabolic protein; this encodes MDPAKWAPILLSLADSKFHLGDRLVEVGVSAPELQSALVCVAFAQAELGHARLLYNWVSEWHGETSDVSGPGGSGVQQLTEIQEWIPLMVATHLINVAALEVLSWIREEGDATSLQKISKMENELREHIVFSRAWCNRFAEDTGAVPRVFADEHSRWEEVVSRWLVGLANQVDPNQAVERVNRARSVWHIPLASGRVTALVHQTTMQP